In one window of Coriobacteriia bacterium DNA:
- a CDS encoding LysR family transcriptional regulator, whose product MVDLDIHQLEYFVQAARASSYSQAARDLFVTPQAISRSIQLLEARMGVRLFRRTPSGIALTDAGSACLKPAQEALEALSRLLDTTQRYRQTDSLTIVLGIHSLCFRENGGSISRADLLTFQKQHSALTLTFIEMAGNAIIDALRTGAIDIGITVPPREVAESTDLRRWFLKTFRIAAITSRGFAEAFAHREGENEFITVQDLTNGELILFSDETEYNNALVANARTAGIDLPISSLRISPHGDIGFISDSHLYVVRPLQHALRTITNEGLSILPIRDAHNQDIRMPLELLMRQDRILSDEERSLLSFIQQRYR is encoded by the coding sequence GTGGTTGACCTCGATATCCATCAGCTCGAATACTTTGTCCAAGCCGCCCGCGCAAGCAGTTATTCCCAAGCAGCTCGCGACCTCTTTGTCACGCCGCAGGCCATATCGCGAAGCATCCAGCTGCTCGAGGCACGCATGGGCGTGCGCCTCTTCCGGAGAACGCCCAGCGGCATCGCCCTGACCGACGCCGGGTCAGCCTGCCTCAAGCCGGCCCAGGAGGCCCTCGAGGCGCTCTCTCGCCTGTTGGACACCACCCAGCGCTATCGCCAAACGGACAGCCTCACCATCGTCCTCGGCATCCATTCGCTCTGCTTCCGTGAGAACGGAGGGAGCATCAGCCGCGCCGATCTGCTCACATTCCAGAAACAGCACTCCGCGCTCACGTTGACGTTCATCGAGATGGCGGGAAATGCCATCATCGACGCGCTGCGCACCGGCGCTATCGACATCGGCATCACCGTACCGCCGCGAGAGGTGGCCGAATCGACCGATCTGAGACGGTGGTTTCTCAAGACGTTCCGCATCGCTGCCATCACCTCGCGCGGCTTTGCCGAAGCATTTGCCCATCGCGAGGGCGAAAACGAGTTCATCACCGTTCAGGATTTGACGAACGGCGAGCTCATTCTGTTTTCAGATGAGACCGAGTACAACAATGCCCTCGTCGCAAACGCGCGGACAGCCGGCATTGACCTGCCCATCTCGTCGCTGAGAATCAGCCCGCACGGCGACATAGGGTTCATCTCCGACAGCCATCTTTACGTCGTGCGCCCCCTGCAGCACGCCCTACGCACGATCACCAACGAGGGGCTCAGCATCCTCCCCATTCGCGATGCGCACAATCAAGACATCCGCATGCCGCTCGAGCTGTTGATGAGGCAGGACCGCATCCTGTCCGACGAGGAGCGCAGCCTGCTGTCTTTCATCCAGCAACGCTACCGATAA
- a CDS encoding sodium:alanine symporter family protein, which produces MDVASLADAAVAALKAVDAWIWGIPMIVVLLGSHIFLTVRTGFIQRKIPAAIKMTFAKDAGSSGDISQFGALCSALSSTIGTGNIVGVGTAVFAGGPGAVLWMWLTGVFGIATKYAETFVAVRYRVKDHKGEMLGGAMYAWERGFLKHKDGSNRRPDGKAPVWARMGAVLFALLAAIASFGIGSAVQSTSLADVITTNAPGVPAWAVGLGVVVLVSLVIFGGVKWLAKVCERIVPFMAIVYVLCCIAILVINGPYVWSALQLIVECAFTPKAAFGGAVGSGIAVALQFGCARGLFSNESGMGSAPIVASAAVTTNPARQALVSMTGTFWDTVVVCLLTGLVLVSTLVGNPEILADGTITAGAQLTSAAFAKIPVIGTPALVFGMVLFAFTTIIGWSYYGNRCVTYLFGKRAILPYQIIYVAIAFLGAVGLGDVAWTCSDIANALMVVPNIICVLLLSGLVARETRHYVWDGHIEEQFDEEIPVHEDK; this is translated from the coding sequence ATGGACGTCGCCTCGCTTGCCGATGCCGCTGTTGCCGCGCTCAAGGCCGTGGACGCCTGGATCTGGGGCATTCCGATGATCGTGGTGCTGCTCGGCTCCCACATTTTCCTGACGGTGCGCACCGGCTTCATCCAGCGAAAGATCCCTGCTGCCATCAAGATGACGTTTGCGAAGGACGCGGGTTCGAGCGGTGACATCTCGCAGTTCGGCGCCCTGTGTTCGGCTCTGTCGTCGACGATTGGCACGGGCAACATTGTCGGCGTGGGTACGGCCGTGTTCGCGGGCGGTCCCGGTGCCGTGCTGTGGATGTGGCTGACCGGCGTGTTTGGCATCGCGACGAAGTACGCCGAGACGTTCGTGGCCGTGAGGTATCGCGTCAAGGACCACAAGGGCGAGATGCTCGGCGGTGCCATGTATGCGTGGGAGCGCGGCTTCCTCAAGCACAAGGACGGCTCGAACCGGCGTCCCGACGGCAAGGCGCCTGTGTGGGCGCGCATGGGAGCCGTTCTGTTTGCCCTGCTGGCGGCCATTGCCTCGTTTGGCATCGGCTCGGCGGTGCAGTCCACGTCGCTGGCAGACGTCATCACGACCAACGCGCCCGGCGTGCCCGCGTGGGCGGTGGGCCTCGGCGTGGTCGTGCTCGTGTCGCTCGTCATCTTCGGCGGCGTGAAGTGGCTGGCGAAGGTGTGCGAGCGCATCGTGCCGTTCATGGCGATCGTCTACGTGCTGTGCTGCATCGCCATCCTCGTCATCAACGGGCCGTACGTGTGGTCGGCGCTGCAGCTCATTGTTGAGTGCGCGTTCACACCCAAGGCGGCATTTGGCGGTGCGGTGGGCTCGGGCATCGCGGTGGCCCTGCAGTTCGGTTGCGCGCGCGGCCTGTTCTCCAACGAGAGTGGCATGGGCTCGGCGCCGATCGTGGCATCGGCGGCTGTGACGACGAACCCGGCGCGTCAGGCGCTCGTCTCCATGACGGGGACGTTCTGGGACACGGTCGTCGTCTGCCTGCTCACGGGCCTCGTGCTCGTGTCGACGCTCGTCGGTAATCCCGAGATTCTTGCGGACGGTACGATCACGGCAGGCGCGCAGCTCACGAGCGCGGCGTTTGCCAAGATCCCCGTCATCGGGACGCCGGCGCTCGTGTTCGGCATGGTGCTGTTCGCGTTCACGACGATCATCGGCTGGAGCTACTACGGCAACCGCTGCGTGACGTACCTGTTCGGCAAGCGCGCCATCCTGCCGTACCAGATCATTTACGTGGCTATCGCCTTCCTGGGCGCCGTGGGCCTGGGCGACGTTGCGTGGACGTGCTCCGACATCGCAAACGCACTCATGGTCGTGCCCAACATCATCTGCGTGCTGCTGCTCTCGGGCCTTGTTGCCCGCGAGACGCGCCACTACGTGTGGGACGGCCACATCGAGGAGCAGTTCGACGAGGAGATTCCCGTCCACGAGGACAAGTAG
- the nth gene encoding endonuclease III, whose translation MPRESLASKRERAVEMCRRMSALYPQAECALHYRDAFGLVIAVLLSAQTTDAAVNRVTPVLFERWPTPADLATAPLPEVEDVVHPLGFFRSKARHVVDAARMVVSDFGGEVPQTMEELTKLPGVGRKTANIVLNNAFDIVEGIAVDTHVFRIATRMGFTTVAEPLDAEQDLLKLIPADLWKPVNHQWVLFGRQVCDARKPACVAAAEGSEASAKVQQFLDAIGTYPDASGRDAWAEVGAGLPCPLADICPSCGKAPQTKEAARKAAVKKAASAKKRAAARKTGGAA comes from the coding sequence ATGCCCAGAGAGTCGCTCGCATCAAAGCGGGAGCGCGCCGTCGAGATGTGCCGGCGCATGAGCGCGCTCTACCCGCAAGCCGAGTGCGCGCTGCACTATCGCGACGCCTTCGGCCTCGTCATAGCCGTGCTGCTCTCAGCCCAGACGACCGACGCCGCCGTCAACCGCGTGACGCCCGTGCTGTTTGAGCGCTGGCCCACGCCGGCCGACCTCGCCACAGCCCCGCTGCCCGAAGTCGAGGATGTCGTGCACCCGCTGGGCTTCTTCCGCTCCAAGGCGCGCCATGTCGTCGATGCCGCCCGCATGGTCGTAAGCGACTTCGGCGGTGAGGTACCCCAGACGATGGAGGAGCTCACAAAGCTGCCCGGCGTGGGGCGCAAGACGGCAAACATCGTGCTCAACAACGCGTTCGACATTGTGGAGGGCATCGCGGTGGACACGCACGTGTTCCGCATCGCGACCCGCATGGGCTTCACGACAGTCGCCGAACCGCTCGACGCCGAGCAGGATCTGCTCAAGCTTATCCCGGCGGATCTGTGGAAGCCGGTTAACCACCAATGGGTGCTGTTCGGCCGGCAGGTGTGCGATGCCCGAAAGCCCGCCTGCGTCGCCGCAGCCGAGGGGTCTGAGGCGAGCGCCAAGGTGCAGCAGTTCCTCGACGCCATCGGGACATACCCCGACGCGAGCGGCCGAGACGCGTGGGCAGAGGTCGGCGCAGGCCTGCCATGCCCGCTCGCAGACATCTGTCCGAGCTGTGGGAAGGCGCCCCAAACAAAAGAGGCCGCCCGTAAGGCCGCCGTCAAGAAAGCGGCGAGCGCCAAGAAGCGCGCCGCCGCGCGAAAAACGGGCGGGGCGGCGTAG
- a CDS encoding homocysteine S-methyltransferase family protein: MSPSLRTCACAPSATAASSARFERPGGPAVDNAAPRHAWPEDRLTPRPRRCKDEHLARVLAGEDLLLFDGAMGTQLQARGAKTGEIPELLNLTDPDLITSVHRAYVEVGTEMVAANTFGANRLKLQGQASVDEVFAAAIACARAAGARYVAADLGPIGTLMEPLGTLSFDEAYELYAEQVRAATAHGADAFLVETIADLAEMKTAVLACREQSDLPIFATMTFGEDGRTFLGTTPEVAAVTLSALDVDVLGINCSLGPDDTLPLVKRMLPYASCPVMVKPNAGLPKMVGGATVYDITVEEFCGPVAQMLDAGVSVIGGCCGTNPAIIAGERALIDARGGKPAPRGACFEGLAVCSAQELVTLEGREVAVIGERINPTGKKRLKEALRSGNHDYVMGEAIAQVQAGAQILDVNAGLPEIDEPAVLERLVGELQGVTTCPLQIDSSDPVAIEAAVRSYPGKPIINSVNGTAESIAAVLPIAAHYGCAVVGLTLDDDGIPETAEARYEVARRIADAAEARGIPRSDVLIDCLAMAVSTNQAGAAEILRAIRLVREGLPGAHCVLGVSNVSFGLPFRELLNATFLTAAFEAGLDLPIMNPLSERYMDVVRSWRVLNCQDEGASDYIAVYAGRSDKKASSGPSGAPVVVEGGPAGAPGVAEAGTADVPESPEARAHELILTGRRGPMADTVHELLATHDAMDVINGVLIPALDEVGERFEKGTFFLPQLMAAAEVAKVGFEVIREQAASSGAAAATSKGAVAIATVKGDIHDIGKNIVRMLLENYGYEVYDLGRDVEPQKVADCVVEHHLQLAGLSALMTTTVGAMGQTIELLHEQAPWCRVMVGGAVLNPEYAQMVGADFYAKDAATAARIAAEVFA, from the coding sequence ATGAGCCCCAGCCTACGCACCTGCGCCTGTGCTCCAAGTGCCACTGCCGCGAGTTCTGCGAGATTCGAAAGACCGGGAGGACCTGCCGTGGATAACGCCGCACCCCGCCATGCCTGGCCGGAGGATCGCCTGACGCCGCGCCCACGCCGTTGCAAAGACGAGCATCTCGCCCGCGTTCTGGCGGGGGAGGACCTGCTGCTGTTCGACGGCGCCATGGGGACGCAGCTCCAGGCGCGCGGTGCGAAGACCGGCGAGATCCCCGAGCTGCTCAATCTGACCGACCCCGACCTCATCACGAGCGTCCATCGCGCCTACGTCGAGGTGGGCACCGAGATGGTCGCGGCCAACACGTTCGGCGCCAACCGCCTCAAGCTGCAGGGCCAGGCGAGCGTTGATGAGGTGTTCGCCGCTGCCATCGCATGCGCCCGGGCGGCGGGGGCGCGCTATGTCGCCGCGGACCTGGGGCCCATCGGCACGCTGATGGAGCCGCTGGGTACGCTGAGCTTTGACGAGGCGTACGAACTCTACGCCGAGCAGGTGCGCGCCGCCACGGCTCACGGCGCCGACGCCTTCCTCGTCGAGACGATCGCCGACTTGGCCGAGATGAAGACCGCTGTGCTGGCGTGTCGCGAGCAGAGCGACCTGCCTATCTTCGCGACGATGACGTTTGGCGAGGACGGGCGCACGTTCCTCGGCACGACGCCCGAGGTGGCCGCCGTCACACTCAGCGCGCTGGACGTCGACGTGCTCGGCATCAACTGCTCGCTGGGGCCCGATGACACGCTGCCCCTCGTTAAGCGCATGCTGCCCTATGCCAGCTGCCCCGTCATGGTGAAGCCCAACGCCGGCCTGCCCAAGATGGTCGGCGGCGCCACGGTGTACGACATCACGGTCGAGGAGTTCTGCGGCCCCGTCGCGCAGATGCTCGATGCAGGCGTCTCCGTCATCGGCGGCTGCTGCGGCACGAACCCGGCTATCATCGCGGGCGAACGTGCGCTGATCGACGCGCGGGGCGGGAAGCCTGCGCCGCGCGGTGCCTGCTTCGAGGGGCTGGCCGTGTGCTCGGCGCAGGAGCTCGTGACACTGGAGGGCCGCGAGGTCGCCGTCATCGGCGAGCGCATCAACCCGACGGGCAAGAAGCGCCTCAAGGAGGCCCTGCGCAGCGGCAACCACGACTACGTGATGGGGGAGGCCATCGCTCAGGTGCAGGCGGGCGCCCAGATACTCGACGTCAACGCCGGCCTGCCCGAGATAGACGAGCCCGCCGTGCTCGAGCGGCTCGTGGGCGAGCTGCAGGGCGTCACGACGTGCCCGCTGCAGATCGACTCGTCCGACCCGGTGGCCATAGAGGCTGCCGTGCGCTCCTACCCGGGCAAGCCCATCATCAACTCCGTGAACGGCACAGCCGAGAGCATCGCCGCCGTGCTGCCCATCGCGGCGCACTATGGCTGCGCGGTCGTGGGGCTGACGCTTGACGATGACGGCATCCCCGAGACGGCGGAGGCGCGCTACGAGGTGGCGCGTCGCATCGCCGACGCCGCCGAGGCCCGGGGCATCCCACGCTCCGACGTGCTCATCGACTGCCTCGCCATGGCCGTGTCGACAAACCAGGCGGGCGCCGCCGAGATCCTTCGCGCTATCCGGCTTGTGCGCGAGGGCCTGCCGGGGGCGCACTGCGTGCTCGGCGTGAGCAACGTGAGCTTCGGCCTGCCGTTTCGCGAGCTGCTCAACGCGACGTTTCTCACGGCGGCGTTCGAGGCGGGGCTCGACCTGCCCATCATGAACCCGCTGTCGGAGCGCTACATGGACGTCGTGCGCAGCTGGCGTGTGCTGAACTGCCAGGACGAGGGCGCGTCCGATTACATCGCGGTATACGCGGGGCGCTCGGACAAGAAGGCATCGAGCGGCCCATCTGGTGCGCCGGTGGTGGTCGAGGGCGGGCCGGCCGGAGCCCCCGGCGTGGCCGAGGCCGGCACTGCGGATGTCCCCGAGAGCCCGGAGGCGCGGGCCCACGAGCTCATCCTCACGGGCCGTCGCGGCCCCATGGCCGACACCGTGCACGAGCTGCTTGCTACGCACGACGCCATGGACGTCATCAACGGCGTGCTCATCCCGGCGCTCGACGAGGTGGGCGAGCGCTTCGAGAAGGGGACGTTCTTCCTGCCGCAGCTCATGGCCGCGGCCGAGGTGGCAAAGGTCGGCTTTGAGGTCATCCGCGAGCAGGCGGCCTCGTCGGGCGCCGCTGCTGCCACGTCGAAGGGAGCCGTCGCCATCGCGACGGTGAAGGGCGATATCCACGACATTGGCAAGAACATCGTGCGGATGCTGCTCGAGAACTACGGCTACGAAGTGTACGACCTGGGCCGCGATGTCGAGCCGCAGAAGGTGGCCGACTGCGTCGTCGAGCACCACCTGCAGCTCGCCGGCCTCTCGGCGCTCATGACGACGACGGTGGGCGCCATGGGGCAGACGATCGAGCTGCTGCACGAGCAAGCCCCCTGGTGTCGCGTCATGGTGGGCGGCGCCGTGCTCAACCCCGAATACGCCCAGATGGTGGGCGCGGATTTCTATGCCAAAGACGCTGCCACGGCCGCTCGCATCGCGGCGGAGGTGTTCGCGTAG
- a CDS encoding vitamin B12 dependent methionine synthase — protein sequence MRFDIASIDRAEVLRYLGYAGQDMTEELSARIDAMVARCLSLCQPAGAWRVYDVAGVRTRDDGIPELELDGCALAPYGRDITAHLAGARAVGVLACTLGIPSERELRRLSQADPLDAVVFDAACTTLVERAADATEAQIVAEGRERGLFPNARYSPGHGDWGLDAQPQMLAAVDAQRRLGLTLTPTLLLVPTKSVTAVIGLFDEPQPTHLRLCSKCHCREFCEIRKTGRTCRG from the coding sequence ATGAGGTTCGACATCGCGAGCATCGACCGGGCCGAAGTCCTGCGCTATTTGGGATATGCCGGCCAGGACATGACCGAAGAGCTCTCCGCGCGCATCGACGCGATGGTGGCGCGCTGCCTTTCGCTGTGCCAGCCAGCGGGGGCGTGGCGCGTCTACGACGTCGCCGGCGTTCGCACGCGTGATGACGGCATTCCCGAGCTGGAGCTCGATGGCTGCGCCCTCGCTCCGTATGGGCGCGACATCACGGCGCATCTCGCCGGGGCTCGCGCCGTGGGCGTTCTTGCCTGCACGCTCGGCATCCCAAGCGAGCGCGAGCTGCGCCGCCTCTCGCAGGCTGACCCGCTCGACGCCGTCGTGTTCGACGCCGCGTGCACAACGCTCGTGGAGCGCGCCGCTGACGCTACGGAGGCGCAGATCGTGGCCGAGGGCCGTGAGCGCGGGCTGTTTCCCAACGCGCGGTACAGCCCCGGCCATGGGGACTGGGGGCTCGACGCGCAGCCCCAGATGCTCGCTGCCGTCGACGCCCAGCGTCGCCTAGGGCTCACGCTGACGCCGACGCTGCTGCTCGTGCCGACGAAGAGCGTGACGGCCGTCATCGGCCTGTTCGATGAGCCCCAGCCTACGCACCTGCGCCTGTGCTCCAAGTGCCACTGCCGCGAGTTCTGCGAGATTCGAAAGACCGGGAGGACCTGCCGTGGATAA
- a CDS encoding methylenetetrahydrofolate reductase — MKISDILAQKRTFSFEMFPPKGDLPIETALEVGGELAKLAPDFVSVTYSAGGTGNSANTSAIACQLQERTGVTTMAHLTCMGLHESDVDVFMHGLSQGGVQNVLALRGDPMPGREPVDFNYASDLIAYLRRRCGDALCIGAACYPEGHVACLDFRRSIERLKAKQDAGADFFVTQLFFDNELYYRFRDAADAAGITVPIVVGIMPFTSQSQVTRMTFTCGATLPSPVVKRLARYADDPEGLRKAGVEYACEQLCDLAHHGVAGLHVYAMNKPAVAASAAAALRAVGYLSE, encoded by the coding sequence ATGAAGATCAGCGACATCCTGGCCCAAAAGCGCACGTTCTCGTTCGAGATGTTTCCGCCCAAGGGCGACCTGCCCATCGAGACGGCGCTCGAAGTGGGCGGCGAACTTGCGAAGCTCGCTCCCGACTTCGTGTCGGTGACGTACTCGGCCGGTGGCACGGGCAACTCCGCCAACACGTCGGCCATCGCCTGCCAGCTGCAGGAACGCACGGGCGTCACGACGATGGCGCACCTCACGTGCATGGGCCTGCACGAGTCCGACGTCGACGTTTTCATGCATGGCCTGTCTCAGGGCGGCGTCCAGAATGTGCTTGCGCTGCGCGGCGACCCGATGCCCGGCCGCGAGCCCGTCGACTTCAACTATGCGAGCGATCTGATCGCCTACCTGCGCCGTCGCTGCGGGGATGCCCTGTGCATCGGCGCGGCGTGCTATCCCGAGGGCCACGTTGCCTGCCTGGACTTCCGCCGTTCCATCGAGCGCCTCAAGGCCAAGCAGGACGCCGGCGCCGACTTCTTCGTGACGCAGCTGTTCTTCGACAACGAGCTGTACTACCGCTTCCGTGACGCGGCCGACGCGGCGGGCATCACGGTGCCCATCGTCGTGGGCATCATGCCGTTTACGAGCCAGTCGCAGGTCACGCGCATGACGTTTACCTGCGGCGCCACGCTGCCCTCGCCGGTCGTCAAGCGCCTGGCCCGCTATGCCGACGATCCGGAGGGCTTGCGCAAGGCTGGCGTCGAGTACGCCTGCGAGCAGCTGTGCGATCTGGCGCATCACGGTGTGGCCGGCCTGCACGTCTACGCGATGAACAAGCCTGCCGTCGCCGCCAGCGCCGCTGCCGCCCTGCGCGCCGTGGGTTATCTCTCTGAGTAG
- a CDS encoding hydrogenase maturation protease produces MRVAVICIGNELLLDEGVGPACGRYLAARYELPTEVDVLDRAVMGMAIISDLRSYDRALVLDAVEVPGAEPGALFSFAPEDAATSGPGTLSLHEMRFADVLAAAALMGVSCEGHCLGVQVENMSPANFTMGLTPRVAAAVPLLAAAAARWLRDELGLEVCDRLDDEDAVAASQLRSTLPMPQVIGAPDVSVMTRYLTAGLRAVGAEIVGDPRGTEGSDRALERVVCTVPGCAGEAATAFAELAARLGPRVELGLAVDGDATGRALLVVDVRPTTNDHDCDVVIGAVQRLVRSCATMEGDAR; encoded by the coding sequence ATGCGCGTCGCGGTGATCTGCATCGGCAATGAGCTGCTGCTCGACGAGGGCGTGGGGCCGGCGTGCGGTCGCTATCTCGCAGCCCGCTACGAGCTGCCGACTGAGGTGGATGTGCTCGACCGCGCGGTCATGGGCATGGCCATCATCTCCGACCTGCGCTCATACGATCGCGCGCTCGTGCTCGACGCCGTGGAAGTGCCAGGTGCCGAGCCGGGCGCGCTGTTCTCGTTCGCTCCGGAGGACGCCGCGACGAGCGGCCCGGGCACGTTGTCGTTGCATGAGATGCGCTTCGCCGACGTGTTGGCGGCGGCCGCGCTCATGGGCGTGAGCTGCGAGGGACACTGCCTGGGCGTGCAGGTCGAGAACATGTCGCCCGCCAACTTCACGATGGGGCTGACGCCGCGTGTCGCCGCCGCCGTCCCGCTGCTGGCTGCCGCCGCGGCGCGCTGGCTGCGTGACGAGCTGGGCCTGGAGGTGTGCGACCGCCTTGATGACGAGGACGCCGTGGCTGCCTCCCAGCTGCGCTCGACGCTGCCGATGCCGCAGGTGATAGGCGCGCCCGACGTTTCCGTGATGACGCGCTATCTGACGGCGGGCCTGCGGGCTGTGGGTGCTGAGATCGTGGGTGACCCTCGCGGCACGGAGGGATCCGACAGGGCGCTCGAGCGGGTCGTCTGCACTGTCCCCGGCTGCGCTGGTGAGGCTGCGACCGCATTTGCGGAGCTGGCTGCCCGGCTGGGCCCCCGCGTGGAGCTGGGCCTTGCCGTAGACGGGGACGCCACCGGCCGCGCTCTGCTCGTCGTGGATGTGCGCCCCACGACGAACGACCACGATTGTGATGTGGTCATCGGAGCGGTGCAGCGGCTCGTCCGCTCGTGCGCTACGATGGAAGGCGATGCCCGGTAG
- a CDS encoding cytochrome b/b6 domain-containing protein: MAHLAHYREAHPMPFVITHWINLVCMFLLIFTGFYIHYPFFPLAMSMARGIHVFCGIVVTLNCLARILLSFFIKSSPTGGTRSQVRDIWTWLPQKNSRHQFIAWIKYYLFIQKEHPLGAKLGVPQKIAYLVIPVCILLMAWTGFALWIPTSEWGISQFLINGMGIMNVRLFHFFVMFVIIIIMMFHIYLANIEGIAPSKLILFRKEHGGLVYDPVKRNVVGFDGMGEEPSFGEAPATGTMKTRS; encoded by the coding sequence ATGGCACACCTCGCGCACTATCGTGAAGCGCACCCGATGCCCTTCGTGATCACGCACTGGATCAACCTGGTGTGCATGTTCCTGCTCATCTTCACGGGCTTCTACATTCACTACCCGTTCTTCCCGCTGGCCATGAGCATGGCGCGTGGCATCCACGTGTTCTGCGGCATCGTCGTCACGCTCAACTGCCTGGCCCGTATCCTCCTGTCGTTCTTCATCAAGAGCTCGCCGACCGGTGGTACGCGCTCGCAGGTCCGCGACATCTGGACGTGGCTGCCCCAGAAGAACAGCCGTCACCAGTTCATCGCGTGGATCAAGTACTACCTGTTCATCCAGAAGGAGCACCCCCTGGGAGCCAAGCTCGGCGTTCCGCAGAAGATCGCCTACCTGGTCATCCCCGTGTGCATCCTGCTGATGGCCTGGACGGGCTTCGCGCTGTGGATCCCGACGAGCGAGTGGGGCATCTCGCAGTTCCTGATCAATGGCATGGGCATCATGAACGTGCGTCTGTTCCACTTCTTCGTGATGTTCGTGATCATCATCATCATGATGTTCCACATCTACCTGGCCAACATCGAAGGCATCGCGCCTTCGAAGCTCATCCTGTTCCGCAAGGAGCACGGCGGCCTGGTGTACGACCCGGTGAAGCGCAACGTCGTTGGCTTCGACGGCATGGGCGAGGAGCCGAGCTTCGGCGAGGCCCCGGCCACCGGCACGATGAAGACCCGCAGCTAA